A DNA window from Drosophila biarmipes strain raj3 chromosome 2R, RU_DBia_V1.1, whole genome shotgun sequence contains the following coding sequences:
- the LOC108022710 gene encoding lipoyltransferase 1, mitochondrial gives MSRLLRRNSSQLRLLLTRFASGGAPVEPPQVAGQQEIRKPKRQPPPVVPDSEIKKSVFISQSSDVFTNLALEDWLYKNFDFSHHHVLLLWANDPCVVIGRHQNPFTEANVSRLVERGITLARRNSGGGAVYHDLGNLNCTFFSPRERYDRKYNLNIVTRALFREWAIKAEINERDDIVVMNKKISGTAAKLGHPNSYHHCTILASANKLHLGESLVREPANYISRATASVPSPIRNLVDVNRTVNVSQLRSAVGYEYLRTAATKLEDGGSMQTMQQRGFQLINPTEKWFPGIEELRSNYSSWDWVIGKTPKFTVQKDLEVKGDEQDMKLKLSVEVEAGLMKEIGIQLPQSDQLVPVVTPLQGKPYNEENLNGILGALKLVSASNVKQAINGSA, from the exons ATGAGCAGGCTGCTGCGTCGCAATTCCAGCCAGCTGCGGCTGCTCCTCACGCGCTTCGCCTCCGGCGGAGCACCAGTGGAGCCCCCGCAGGTGGCAGGCCAACAGGAGATCAGGAAGCCCAAGCGCCAGCCGCCACCCGTGGTGCCCGACTCGGAGATCAAGAAGTCCGTGTTCATCTCGCAGTCCAGCGATGTCTTTACCAATCTGGCGCTGGAGGACTGGTTGTACAAGAACTTTGACTTCAGCCACCACCATGTGCTGCTGTTGTGGGCCAACGATCCGTGCGTGGTGATTGGGCGCCACCAGAACCCCTTCACCGAGGCCAACGtctcgcggctggtggagCGCGGCATCACCCTCGCACGCCGGAACAGCGGCGGCGGAGCGGTGTACCATGATCTGGGCAACCTCAACTGCACCTTCTTCTCGCCCCGCGAGCGCTACGATCGCAAGTACAACCTGAACATCGTGACCAGGGCCTTGTTCCGCGAGTGGGCCATCAAGGCGGAGATCAATGAGCGCGACGACATTGTCGTGATGAACAAAAAG ATTTCCGGGACGGCGGCCAAGCTGGGACACCCGAACTCGTATCACCACTGCACCATTCTGGCCAGCGCCAACAAGCTGCACCTGGGCGAATCTCTGGTGCGCGAGCCGGCCAATTACATTAGCCGAGCGACTGCCTCGGTGCCGTCGCCGATACGTAATCTGGTGGATGTCAATCGCACGGTGAACGTTTCCCAGCTGCGCTCTGCCGTGGGCTACGAATATCTGCGGACGGCTGCCACCAAGCTGGAGGACGGCGGCAGCATGCAGACTATGCAGCAGCGTGGCTTTCAGCTGATCAATCCCACAGAGAAGTGGTTCCCCGGCATCGAGGAGCTACGCTCCAACTACAGCTCCTGGGACTGGGTCATCGGCAAGACGCCCAAGTTCACGGTGCAGAAGGACCTGGAGGTCAAGGGCGATGAGCAGGACATGAAGCTGAAACTGAGCGTGGAAGTGGAGGCC GGATTGATGAAGGAGATCGGCATCCAGCTGCCGCAGAGCGACCAGCTCGTTCCGGTGGTCACTCCGCTCCAGGGAAAACCCTACAACGAGGAGAACCTGAACGGCATCCTGGGCGCCCTGAAGCTCGTCAGCGCATCGAATGTGAAGCAGGCCATAAACGGATCAGCATGA
- the LOC108022708 gene encoding tyrosine-protein kinase Shark: MSDHMKWFHCNLSREAADELLKQGYEDGTFLVRESSTASGDFVLSLLCQQEVCHYQVRRHGGEDAFFSIDDKVQTKILHGLDTLVDYYQQAANGLPTKLTVPLIRDPPPHNTRSHGVTNLLHRATSKNESKVVIELLKCGYRNFDAKNQDGQTALHLAALHSDEVILKELLNAKVQVNSSDSFGCQPLHYAARSKPASFIRTLIAAQANVQGRNIENGYVPLHEAAKHGNLDAVQELLLAEAPPLPRTSSGEFPFDLAKEAGQTAVEEFLLNYKLTPANTTREQWYHGTLTRDEAVAILQNYARGLLAKEPGIDTSGCFLVRYSESPAASGLVLTLLSDQVVKNFRISQADLYQNGVKLQSGGSKFLYIDDGPYWPSLEHLIAHFMRFSYGLPVSLKFPVPPQPKPEVPSFATIPRSLVKPKATSPATPPTPVSPHSLHQHPHVPALTIAKKKQKENSSSMFNTLRLTSPKKALFDMNSLRKSKSKGKRSESESSVSGSVARTEQELQAAAPMLKSLSFSTEFFTFSADGGAVAAGGSEVYNVPKNNTPIEIDLPPIAPKTEAEVEYFTKSDVAIERERAGQLISNGYQPTVDVLTLMDQQIKAPAAARLNSIISTASTESEMASYLHRKCSGTPTTPTSTAVEAAKLRFFIEPGNLVLDSEIGHGEFGSVHSGWLVRKNAAGEEYRMEVAIKMLSDEHSNKQEFLREASVMMRLEHKCIVRLIGISKGEMLMMVQELAPLGSMLQYLLDHGAEIKANSELKVWASQIACGMHYLESQHFVHRDLAARNILLTARHQAKISDFGMSRSLRPGSTEYQFTQGGRWPIRWYAPESFNLGIFSHASDVWSFGVTIWEMFSLGAPPYGEISNVDAIKLVDSGVRLPQPDLCPAYIYAVMQSCWKERPKDRPTFVYLAEFFARDPDYQNLPELVQTVHI; the protein is encoded by the exons ATGAGTGATCACATGAAGTGGTTCCACTGCAACCTGTCCCGCGAGGCAGCCGACGAACTTCTCAAGCAAG GTTACGAGGATGGGACATTTCTGGTGCGGGAGAGCAGCACAGCCTCCGGGGACTTTGTGCTGAGCCTGCTGTGCCAGCAGGAGGTGTGCCACTACCAAGTGCGGCGACATGGCGGCGAGGACGCCTTTTTCTCCATCGACGACAAGGTGCAGACGAAGATCCTGCACGGCCTGGACACTCTGGTGGACTACTACCAGCAGGCGGCTAATGGGCTGCCCACCAAGCTGACAGTGCCTCTAATCCGGGATCCACCACCGCACAACACCCGCAGCCACGGAGTGACCAATCTGCTGCACCGCGCCACCAGCAAGAACGAGAGCAAGGTGGTCATTGAGCTGCTTAAGTGCGGCTACCGGAACTTTGATGCCAAGAACCAGGATGGCCAGACGGCGCTGCATTTGGCGGCCCTCCACTCGGACGAGGTTATTCTCAAGGAACTGTTGAATGCAAAGGTCCAGGTCAACAGCTCCGACTCCTTCGGCTGCCAGCCCTTGCAC TATGCCGCCCGCTCCAAGCCGGCCAGTTTCATCCGCACCCTAATCGCAGCACAGGCAAATGTCCAGGGCAGGAACATAGAGAACGGATATGTCCCGCTCCACGAGGCCGCCAAGCACGGAAACCTCGATGCTGTGCAGGAATTGCTCTTGGCTGAAGCTCCGCCGCTGCCCAGGACCAGTTCGGGTGAATTCCCATTCGATCTGGCCAAGGAAGCGGGCCAGACGGCGGTGGAAGAATTTCTGCTCAACTACAAGCTGACACCAGCAAACACTACGCGTGAGCAGTGGTACCATGGCACCCTGACACGAGACGAGGCCGTGGCCATACTCCAAAATTATGCCAGGGGGTTGCTTGCGAAGGAACCGGGCATAGACACCTCAGGCTGTTTTCTGGTGCGCTACTCCGAGTCGCCGGCGGCTTCTGGATTGGTGCTGACCTTGCTCAGCGATCAGGTGGTCAAGAATTTTCGTATTTCGCAAGCCGATCTCTACCAGAATGGTGTTAAGTTGCAGTCCGGCGGG TCCAAGTTTCTGTACATTGATGACGGTCCCTACTGGCCCAGCTTAGAACATTTGATAGCCCACTTCATGCGCTTCTCGTACGGGCTGCCTGTGAGCCTTAAGTTCCCCGTGCCGCCACAGCCCAAGCCGGAGGTGCCCTCGTTCGCCACTATACCTCGATCCCTGGTGAAGCCGAAAGCCACTTCGCCAGCAACACCGCCCACTCCAGTGTCGCCCCATTCGCTCCATCAACACCCCCATGTGCCCGCCCTGACCATTGCGAAGAAGAAACAGAAGGAGAACAGCAGCTCTATGTTCAATACTTTACGCCTGACGAGTCCGAAGAAGGCGCTGTTCGACATGAACAGCCTGCGCAAGAGCAAGTCCAAGGGCAAGCGCAGCGAGTCCGAGAGCAGTGTGAGTGGTTCCGTGGCCAGGAcggagcaggagctgcaggCAGCTGCGCCCATGCTGAAGAGCCTATCCTTCTCCACGGAGTTCTTTACCTTCAGTGCGGACGGCGGAGCAGTTGCCGCTGGCGGCAGCGAAGTGTACAACGTGCCCAAGAACAACACACCCATTGAGATTGACCTGCCACCCATTGCCCCCAAGACTGAAGCCGAAGTTGAGTATTTCACGAAGAGCGATGTGGCCATCGAGCGGGAGCGAGCAGGCCAGTTGATCAGCAATGGCTACCAGCCCACAGTGGATGTGCTCACACTGATGGACCAGCAGATCAAGGCTCCCGCCGCGGCCCGCCTCAACTCGATCATCTCCACCGCTTCGACGGAGAGTGAGATGGCCAGTTACCTGCATCGAAAGTGCAGCGGCACCCCCACCACGCCCACTTCCACCGCCGTGGAAGCGGCCAAGCTGAGGTTCTTCATCGAGCCGGGAAATCTTGTGCTGGACAGCGAGATTGGACACGGGGAGTTTGGATCCGTTCACAGTGGCTGGCTGGTGAGGAAAAACGCAGCTGGCGAGGAATACCGCATGGAGGTGGCGATCAAGATGCTCAGCGATGAGCACAGCAACAAGCAGGAGTTTCTACGTGAAGCCTCGGTTATGATGCGGCTGGAGCACAAGTGCATAGTGCGACTGATTGGTATTTCGAAAGGAGAGATGCTTATGATGGTGCAGGAGCTGGCTCCACTGGGCTCCATGCTGCAGTACCTCCTGGATCACGGGGCTGAGATCAAGGCTAATTCGGAGCTAAAGGTCTGGGCATCGCAGATTGCCTGTG GCATGCATTATCTGGAATCTCAGCATTTTGTGCACCGCGATCTGGCCGCCAGGAATATTCTACTGACCGCCCGCCACCAGGCCAAGATCAGTGACTTCGGCATGTCGCGATCCCTGCGGCCAGGCAGCACGGAATACCAGTTCACCCAGGGCGGCCGTTGGCCCATACGCTGGTACGCCCCCGAAAGCTTCAACCTTGGCATCTTTTCGCACGCCAGCGACGTGTGGTCCTTTGGAGTGACCATCTGGGAGATGTTTTCCCTGGGCGCGCCGCCTTACGGCGAGATATCCAATGTGGATGCCATTAAGTTGGTGGACAGTGGAGTGCGTTTGCCGCAGCCCGATCTCTGTCCTGCATACATCTATGCCGTGATGCAGAGCTGCTGGAAGGAGCGACCCAAGGATCGGCCGACCTTCGTCTATCTCGCGGAGTTCTTCGCCCGCGATCCCGATTACCAGAACCTGCCAGAGTTGGTGCAAACGGTTCACATCTAA